In Hyla sarda isolate aHylSar1 chromosome 9, aHylSar1.hap1, whole genome shotgun sequence, the following proteins share a genomic window:
- the LOC130291449 gene encoding LOW QUALITY PROTEIN: extracellular calcium-sensing receptor-like (The sequence of the model RefSeq protein was modified relative to this genomic sequence to represent the inferred CDS: deleted 1 base in 1 codon): MSRLSVFIWRCPCECYWVHYSGDYFETQLEVDKNYRKKNIQEGGLEDYTEKGDITLGMVNPVTVTSVQPVITFTNHPPPRPCDLFRRPLYKSILASLFAIKEVNENPDLLPNITLGFQMFDSCFSEATSLQAIFQLTSVSGNYAPNYKCGNRSIVPAVIGDISSSSIAMARVLGLWKIPQVSYLASVPSLSNKIEFPSFLRTMPSNTIQPQVLIELCKTFGWTWVGFLTSSVEYCVQLAAAFKREAAKEGICVAFSETVTSGSGQNKMSEILVNVQKSTAKVIILYCFPVEVESIFTGVYQQNLTGKMWISIKTWHTTPLSPYLFFRRFLNGTIGVVRSRIPPNFVKFLHFFHPYSYPRMFSIHQFWEKLFNCKWSMDHGNGSTISGGDHFTQTCTGSEKLVMEDVIVYNDPSSQSEYNSHNAVYAIVHALHHLLSCKPGTPCAAGRARASPATGYPRSDILSLMLWCEAKLQYLSLWTRQLLHYLKRVHFVNTAGKEVSFNTNGDINGYFNILNWCPKENTGQIEKVGFFDDNREEKLTINDTMIFWVGQVPCSVCSDNCSPGYWKVPQRGQPFCCFDCRKCSEGMISNQTNSPDCSSCPKDQWPNKQRTKCDPKIIEFLSYEEPLGQILASSCIVFSLTSMIVLCVFIKSRNTAVVKANNRNLSYVLLISLVFCFLCSLLFIGHPGRLACTTTIRQSLFGMTFSLCISCILAKTIIVVIAFKATRPGSGLRLWAGSRTAILVVTSTTSVHALIIMVWLVKFPPSLFRDYHEIPGRIILECDASSVLMFYCTIGYLTFLASLSFVVAFLARNLPDSFNEAKNITFSMLTFLSVWSSFIPAYLSTKGKYIVAVEIFAIFLSSLGLLFCIFGPKCYIILIKPSKMTRVHLIAKFS; this comes from the exons ATGTCAAGGCTTAGCGTCTTCATCTGGAGGTGTCCATGCGAGTGCTATTGGGTCCATTACAGTGGTGACTATTTTGAAACTCAACTAGAGGTCGACAAAAACTACCGGAAGAAAAACATCCAAGAAGGTGGTTTAGAAG ATTACACTGAGAAAGGAGATATTACCTTGGGAATGGTCAACCCTGTGACTGTAACTTCTGTTCAGCCGGTGATCACGTTCACCAACCACCCCCCTCCACGCCCATGTGACTT GTTCAGGAGACCTCTTTACAAGTCAATCCTTGCTTCACTTTTTGCTATCAAAGAAGTCAACGAGAATCCCGATCTTCTGCCCAATATCACTCTGGGGTTTCAGATGTTTGATTCTTGCTTCTCAGAAGCGACTTCTCTTCAGGCAATTTTCCAATTGACTTCAGTTAGTGGGAACTACGCCCCGAATTACAAGTGTGGAAACCGGTCTATTGTACCGGCAGTCATTGGAGATATTTCAAGCTCATCGATTGCAATGGCAAGAGTGCTCGGTCTATGGAAGATACCGCAG GTCAGTTACTTAGCATCCGTTCCATCTTTGAGCAACAAAATTGAGTTTCCGTCTTTTTTAAGGACCATGCCAAGCAACACAATTCAGCCTCAAGTTTTGATTGAACTGTGTAAGACGTTTGGGTGGACCTGGGTGGGGTTCCTTACGTCTTCAGTAGAATATTGTGTACAACTTGCAGCAGCATTCAAAAGAGAAGCAGCCAAGGAGGGGATATGTGTTGCTTTTTCTGAAACGGTCACATCCGGCTCCGGTCAAAATAAGATGTCAGAGATTCTAGTAAATGTACAAAAGTCAACAGCAAAAGTGATTATTCTCTACTGTTTCCCTGTGGAGGTCGAATCAATATTCACTGGTGTCTATCAACAAAATCTTACAGGGAAAATGTGGATAAGCATAAAAACTTGGCATACAACACCTTTGTCTCCATATTTGTTTTTTAGAAGGTTCCTCAATGGGACCATTGGAGTTGTAAGAAGTAGAATTCCACCAAACTTCGTAAAGTTTCTCCATTTCTTTCATCCTTATTCCTACCCCCGAATGTTCTCCATACATCAGTTTTGGGAGAAATTATTCAACTGCAAGTGGAGTATGGATCACGGGAATGGTAGTACCATCTCAGGTGGTGATCACTTCACTCAGACGTGCACCGGCTCAGAGAAGTTGGTGATGGAGGATGTAATCGTGTACAACGACCCTTCATCCCAATCCGAGTATAATTCTCATAACGCTGTCTATGCCATTGTTCATGCCCTCCACCACCTACTGTCCTGTAAACCTG GAACGCCATGTGCAGCAGGGAGAGCGCGGGCATCCCCAGCGACAGGatacccacgatcagacatcttatcccttatgctttgGTGTGAGGCTAAGCTGCAATACCTCAGCCTATGGACAAGACAG CTTCTTCACTACTTAAAAAGAGTTCACTTTGTGAATACCGCTGGAAAAGAAGTCTCCTTTAATACCAATGGAGATATTAATGGCTACTTTAATATTCTAAATTGGTGCCCGAAAGAGAACACTGGTCAAATTGAGAAGGTTGGGTTCTTCGATGACAATCGTGAAGAGAAGCTGACCATCAATGATACCATGATCTTCTGGGTGGGACAG gTTCCATGCTCTGTCTGCAGTGACAATTGTTCTCCAGGCTACTGGAAGGTGCCTCAAAGAGGACAACCCTTCTGTTGCTTTGACTGTAGGAAATGTTCGGAAGGAATGATCTCCAACCAAACAA ATTCTCCAGATTGTTCCAGTTGTCCAAAAGACCAATGGCCAAACAAGCAAAGAACCAAATGTGATCCTAAAATAATTGAGTTCCTCTCCTATGAAGAGCCTTTGGGTCAGATATTAGCCTCATCTTGCATCGTCTTCTCTTTAACCTCTATGATTGTCCTCTGTGTATTCATCAAGTCTCGGAATACTGCGGTGGTGAAAGCCAACAACCGTAACCTCAGCTACGTCCTCTTGATATCCTTGGTATTTTGCTTCCTTTGCTCCTTATTGTTCATCGGACACCCTGGCAGGCTGGCTTGCACCACG ACCATCAGACAATCTCTCTTCGGAATGACATTCTCCTTATGTATTTCCTGCATCTTGGCCAAAACCATTATAGTAGTCATTGCTTTCAAAGCCACCAGACCTGGCAGTGGCCTGAGGTTATGGGCTGGTTCCAGGACAGCTATCTTGGTTGTTACCAGCACCACCTCTGTTCATGCACTTATTATCATGGTATGGCTGGTTAAGTTTCCTCCATCTCTCTTTCGTGATTATCATGAAATACCTGGGAGAATCATCCTAGAATGTGATGCAAGCTCGGTTTTAATGTTTTACTGCACCATAGGATACTTGACCTTCTTGGCTTCGCTAAGTTTTGTTGTTGCCTTTTTGGCCAGGAACCTACCGGACAGCTTCAATGAGGCCAAGAACATTACCTTCAGCATGTTGACCTTCCTTAGTGTCTGGTCGAGCTTTATCCCCGCCTATCTCAGCACAAAGGGCAAATACATTGTCGCTGTTGAGATTTTTGCTATATTTTTGTCTAGCCTTGGACTTTTGTTCTGTATTTTTGGCCCAAAATGTTACATAATCCTCATAAAACCATCAAAGATGACACGCGTACATTTAATTGCCAAGTTTAGTTAa